ACGCCCGGCTTGATCCGGCTGATCCGACCGACGCGCTGGCACTGACACTCCTGACCTATGCTGCCTCCTTCGCGCCGGGGGAGCCGATCCCGCGGTGGTTCGTCCTCCAAACGCTCCATCTGCCCGAGGATGACGCGGAGCGCACGCTGCTGGCCGAGGATGCCCTGCTGCGCCTGAGTGACCTGGGGCTGCTCGACACCGACGCCGCGGGGAGTCTGCGCATGCACCGGCTGGTGGTGGCCTTTGTGCAGGCGGTGCTGGGACACGACATGGCGCAGGCGGCGGTGGAAGCGACGATGCTGCAGGTGGCGGATGCCCTGAACGAGACGAATAATGTTCGCCCCTTGCTCGCCCTCCAGCCGCATCTCCGCTTCCTCACCGAGGCAGCCCAGGCCCGTGCGGATGCCCGCGCGGCGGCGTTACGCAATGCGCTAGGCGTGCATCTCTTGCAACTCGGTGCCTATGGGGAAGCGCAGGGCTGCCTGGACCAGGCACGGGCGATCCGGCAGCGTGTGCTCGGTCCTGACCATCCCGACACCGCAGGGACTCTCAACAGTCTGGGCAACGTGTTCTGGGTCCAAGGCCAGTACGCAGCCGCCCAGGGCTATTTTGAGCAGGCGCTCACTATCTGGCAGCGCGTGCTGGGCACGGACCATCCCGACACGGCCCGCAGCCTCAATGGCCTGGGCAACGTGTTCTGGAAGCAAGGCCAGTACGCGGAGGCGCAGCGCTGCATGGAGCAGGCGTTGACGATCCAGGAGCGCGTGCTGGGGGCTGACCATCCCGGTACGGCGCAATGTCTCAACAACGTAGGCGTGATCCTCTGGGCGCAAGGGCAGTACGCAGCCGCCCAGGGCTATTATGAACGGGCGGTGGCGATCTACGAGCGCGTGCTGGGAGCCGACCATCCCAGTACCGCCCAAAGCCTCACGAACCTGGGTGAGGTCCTCGCCGCGCAAGGGCAGTACGCGGAGGCGCAGCACTACCTGGAGCGGGCGTTGACGATCCAGGAGCGCGTGCTGGGGACCGACCATTATGAAACTGCCGAAAGCCTCACGATCCTAGGCGTGGCGCTCGCCGCCCAAGGCCAGTACGCGGAGGCGCAGCACTACCATGAGCAGGCGTTGGCGATCCGGCAGCGGGTGTTCGGCACGGACCATCCCGACACGGCAATGAGCCTTAGCCACCTCGGCTTCGTACTCAATGAGCAAGGGCAGGACGCGGAGGCGCAGCGCTATTATGTGCGGGCGCTTGCCATTCAGGAGCGCGTGTTGGGGCCGGACCATCCTGACACGGCCCGGAGCTTAAAGGGGTTGGGTGAACTGCTGCATGCCCAAGGGGAAGCTGCGCAAGCGCGGCCCTATCTTGAGCAAGCGTTGGCGATCTTTACGCAACGGCCAGGGCCGCAGAATCCCGATACGGAGCAGACCCGCCAGGCGCTCGCGGCGTTAGATAGCGCACATAGCGTGGGCGAGCCGGACTCGTGACCCGCCGAGCGCCTGACGGAGCTGCCGGAGGCGCTGGCGCCCGACCTGCGCGCGGGCAACCTCGTTGCGACACCGCTGCCCGCTGGCACAATCCCCAACCACCGATCAGCCCACCAACGGCGCAGCCCGTGTCCCATGACGATTAGGCAGCACCCGGATCATCAGGGAAGCCGACGCTTGCAGCAGCACGAGGGACTGGTGGCGACCCCCCAATCCGGTGCAGCGTCGCCAGGGACGCACAATCCTCGAACGGTGCATTCGCTGTGCTGTCCTCCATTCCCATAGCCGAGCATCCGGGTCACTGACCGCCCAGCGCCGTTCCAGCCTGATGCACTATCCAGCGGTGGCGGAGA
This genomic interval from Herpetosiphonaceae bacterium contains the following:
- a CDS encoding tetratricopeptide repeat protein; this translates as MPEDGEHELSLGAWIRRRRKALDLTQAALAHCVGCAEITIRKQEADLQRPSRGLAERLATCLGLAPDERAVFLLVARGERSPDRLPPILAPGVPGPQAPTQLPIAPLPLDTVPPPAPLPPGSRMPLSRNPLFVGRDADLRQLARAMTVSGTAAIGQVEIAAATGLGGIGKTQLACEFVHRYGPFFPGGVFWLSFADPAAVPAEIAACGGSAGMDLRPEFDGLPLATQVNLVRAAWERALPRLLVFDNCEDEALLGAWRPTHGGCRILVTSRRHHWDAALGVQALPLDVLPRQESITLLRQFRVDLPADDADVAAIAETLGDLPLALHLAGSFLARYHHALTPAQYLERLHIPTILDDRSLQAAGLSPTQHVQHVARTFEQSYARLDPADPTDALALTLLTYAASFAPGEPIPRWFVLQTLHLPEDDAERTLLAEDALLRLSDLGLLDTDAAGSLRMHRLVVAFVQAVLGHDMAQAAVEATMLQVADALNETNNVRPLLALQPHLRFLTEAAQARADARAAALRNALGVHLLQLGAYGEAQGCLDQARAIRQRVLGPDHPDTAGTLNSLGNVFWVQGQYAAAQGYFEQALTIWQRVLGTDHPDTARSLNGLGNVFWKQGQYAEAQRCMEQALTIQERVLGADHPGTAQCLNNVGVILWAQGQYAAAQGYYERAVAIYERVLGADHPSTAQSLTNLGEVLAAQGQYAEAQHYLERALTIQERVLGTDHYETAESLTILGVALAAQGQYAEAQHYHEQALAIRQRVFGTDHPDTAMSLSHLGFVLNEQGQDAEAQRYYVRALAIQERVLGPDHPDTARSLKGLGELLHAQGEAAQARPYLEQALAIFTQRPGPQNPDTEQTRQALAALDSAHSVGEPDS